One part of the Terrimicrobium sacchariphilum genome encodes these proteins:
- a CDS encoding efflux transporter outer membrane subunit translates to MATTATRLATRVKMTRQASRPGIHRRNPVSRGAEPLHSVKALRFLHPYRLALATSLMMTSCMVGPNFSTPEARIQGKWKKYDGISDRPPVDIDRSWWKQFHDSRLDSLIDTAYRNNPSLQAAGTRILGARAELNQSVGNLFPQKQDLILQGRGNVASDPNSIWTPSGLNENYLSTQALVSVSWEIDFWGKYRRQIQSDRAGYLATIAAYDSILVTLVADVASTYVNIRTLQARLAVNRANIAQQKKSVEVAVARRTAGRVGDLDVEQAKAQLATTEAEGPSIQTALQRAIDSLAVLLGETPVETERRVGSSGSIPTPPSNLAAGVPADLLRRRPDVRQAGLEAASRSARIGVEFAKILPSFSLNGTFGYTGGSENVSFSNFFNWQQAAANSAGSLVVPIFNYGRLVNQVRVADASFQEGLLNYQHAVLNAQREVQDALADYVNSSRRVAQLQAAVKAASSAVEIANLQYELGTADYARVLTAQSQRLAAEDALAQAKGQYANSLIAAYRAMGGGWELRNEAGVISPATRAQMASRTNWGNLLEINQHLPPDAASAPTPGAATQPAR, encoded by the coding sequence ATGGCGACAACTGCCACCAGACTTGCCACGCGAGTAAAAATGACTCGCCAAGCAAGCCGACCGGGGATACATCGCCGAAATCCCGTCTCGCGCGGCGCTGAACCGTTGCACTCCGTGAAAGCACTCCGTTTCCTGCATCCATACCGCCTCGCTCTTGCAACCAGTCTCATGATGACCTCCTGCATGGTGGGTCCCAATTTTTCTACGCCCGAAGCGCGGATTCAAGGAAAGTGGAAAAAATATGACGGGATTTCCGACAGGCCGCCGGTGGATATTGACCGGTCGTGGTGGAAGCAATTCCACGATTCTCGCCTGGATAGCCTCATTGACACGGCCTACCGCAACAACCCCAGCCTGCAAGCGGCAGGCACACGCATCCTCGGCGCCCGGGCTGAGCTCAACCAGAGCGTCGGCAACCTCTTCCCACAGAAGCAGGATCTGATCCTCCAAGGGCGCGGCAATGTCGCCTCCGATCCCAATAGCATCTGGACTCCCTCCGGACTGAACGAGAATTATCTCTCCACCCAGGCGCTGGTATCAGTTTCGTGGGAGATCGATTTCTGGGGCAAGTATCGCCGCCAGATTCAGAGTGATCGCGCAGGCTATCTGGCGACCATCGCCGCCTACGACTCGATACTCGTGACGCTTGTCGCGGATGTCGCGTCGACCTACGTCAACATCCGCACTCTCCAGGCCCGTCTTGCAGTCAATCGCGCCAATATCGCCCAGCAGAAAAAGAGTGTTGAGGTCGCAGTCGCCCGCCGTACCGCTGGCCGAGTGGGCGATCTCGATGTCGAACAGGCCAAGGCTCAACTCGCCACGACCGAAGCCGAAGGGCCGTCCATTCAAACCGCCTTGCAGCGGGCCATCGACAGCCTGGCTGTCCTTCTCGGTGAGACGCCCGTCGAAACCGAGCGCAGAGTCGGCAGTTCCGGATCGATTCCCACTCCACCATCGAACCTTGCCGCAGGAGTCCCCGCCGATCTCCTCCGCCGCCGCCCCGACGTTCGTCAGGCTGGCCTGGAAGCCGCCTCCCGATCCGCCCGCATCGGCGTCGAGTTTGCAAAGATCCTGCCTTCTTTCTCGCTAAACGGCACCTTCGGCTACACCGGGGGAAGCGAGAACGTCTCTTTCTCCAACTTCTTCAACTGGCAGCAGGCCGCGGCAAACTCGGCAGGTTCCCTCGTCGTTCCCATCTTCAACTACGGACGGCTCGTCAATCAGGTCCGGGTGGCCGACGCTTCGTTCCAAGAGGGGTTACTCAACTACCAGCACGCCGTGCTCAACGCCCAGCGCGAGGTGCAGGATGCCCTGGCCGATTATGTAAACAGCTCCCGCCGCGTGGCCCAGTTGCAGGCCGCCGTCAAAGCGGCATCAAGCGCCGTCGAGATTGCCAACCTCCAATATGAACTCGGCACAGCCGATTATGCCCGCGTGCTCACCGCCCAGAGCCAGCGACTTGCCGCAGAAGATGCGCTGGCGCAGGCAAAAGGCCAATACGCCAACAGCCTTATCGCCGCGTACCGGGCCATGGGCGGAGGCTGGGAACTGCGCAATGAGGCCGGGGTGATCTCCCCGGCAACACGCGCCCAGATGGCCAGCCGTACAAACTGGGGTAACCTGCTGGAAATCAACCAGCACCTTCCCCCTGATGCGGCATCTGCACCCACCCCGGGAGCAGCGACCCAGCCTGCCCGATAA
- a CDS encoding heparinase II/III family protein has translation MSASLAPRIAEIEAMLPEKPQTFAPSFDNRAPWEKLAADTEFRDSSFKRADYLLPQPIPEVTDAQWDEAIRTKDRKVEKVLDMRRNRLAVFMLSEGMQNQGKYIPAILKEIEAICGERSWVFPAHQSFTGSNDLGSAMTSWSLATAIGMLGDRMPEALRQTVKENIYRRVISPYLEQSRDASLKKDWWRTNENNWNAVVHAGIVGSALTTVDSRAERAEVLALAISETPFYLGGFAADGYSHEGMGYWKYGFGHFILMAETVYSATNGKIDLLKDPVARKLAEFPLRFDVAEGIYPAFGDCQLYEQQPTWIYNILSSRFGIGLPTKRSLILDGTFYNFLYAWGVNLGLAAESAASQPEPRPLRDWFENNQVLVARTAPGVTPSLGVAMKGGNNGIAHSHNDLGQFVVALNGKLILADPGMMDVGGQIYGPNRYDSAINNSYGHSVPVVGGKLQGNGPAFGAHVVDKSFSDKVDSVTLSLRGGYNLFAINELTRRLELDREAGKITVTDHMTADKPVAFGTGLSTYGEAKEESPGVWLVTQDGQTLRITISAGGTPFTVKFEQLKDKSRFGQVKRLGIELTEPSADATITTVITPAS, from the coding sequence TTGAGCGCCTCGCTTGCGCCGCGCATCGCAGAGATCGAGGCGATGTTGCCCGAGAAGCCGCAGACCTTCGCCCCGTCCTTTGATAATCGCGCCCCTTGGGAGAAACTGGCGGCCGACACCGAGTTCCGCGATTCAAGTTTCAAGCGGGCAGACTACTTGTTGCCCCAGCCGATTCCCGAGGTGACAGATGCCCAGTGGGATGAGGCGATTCGCACGAAGGATCGCAAGGTCGAGAAAGTGCTCGATATGCGGCGAAACCGGCTCGCGGTTTTCATGCTGTCTGAGGGCATGCAGAACCAGGGAAAATACATCCCTGCGATCCTCAAGGAGATCGAGGCGATTTGCGGAGAGCGCAGTTGGGTCTTTCCGGCCCATCAGTCCTTTACTGGAAGCAACGATCTCGGGTCTGCCATGACCTCGTGGAGTCTGGCCACTGCCATCGGGATGCTGGGAGACCGCATGCCCGAGGCCCTGCGGCAGACGGTTAAGGAGAATATCTATCGGCGGGTCATCAGCCCCTATCTCGAGCAGTCTCGCGATGCGTCGCTGAAAAAAGACTGGTGGCGTACGAATGAGAACAACTGGAATGCCGTCGTGCATGCCGGCATCGTGGGTTCCGCGCTGACCACGGTGGACTCCCGCGCAGAACGCGCCGAGGTTCTTGCCCTAGCTATTTCCGAGACGCCATTCTACCTCGGAGGCTTTGCTGCGGATGGTTACTCCCATGAAGGAATGGGGTACTGGAAGTATGGCTTTGGCCATTTCATTCTCATGGCCGAGACTGTGTACTCTGCCACCAATGGCAAGATCGACCTGCTGAAGGACCCGGTGGCCCGCAAGCTCGCAGAGTTTCCGCTTCGCTTTGATGTGGCGGAAGGCATCTATCCGGCCTTTGGCGACTGTCAGCTCTATGAGCAGCAGCCCACCTGGATCTATAACATTCTTAGCTCTCGGTTTGGCATCGGGCTGCCCACGAAGAGGTCATTGATTCTTGATGGTACGTTTTACAACTTCCTTTACGCCTGGGGGGTGAATCTCGGATTGGCCGCGGAGAGCGCAGCTTCCCAGCCCGAACCTCGCCCGCTCCGGGATTGGTTTGAGAACAATCAGGTGCTGGTGGCTCGCACGGCACCGGGGGTCACGCCATCCCTCGGGGTGGCGATGAAGGGCGGCAACAATGGCATTGCTCACTCCCATAATGATCTCGGCCAGTTCGTCGTTGCCTTGAACGGCAAGCTGATATTGGCCGATCCCGGCATGATGGACGTGGGCGGGCAAATCTACGGCCCCAACCGCTACGATAGCGCGATCAATAACTCCTACGGGCATTCTGTTCCCGTCGTTGGCGGAAAACTACAGGGCAACGGACCAGCCTTTGGGGCTCACGTGGTTGACAAGAGCTTTTCGGACAAGGTGGACAGCGTGACGCTCAGCTTGCGGGGAGGGTACAACCTGTTTGCCATCAACGAGCTCACCCGTCGTCTCGAGCTTGATCGCGAAGCCGGCAAGATCACGGTCACCGATCACATGACCGCCGACAAGCCGGTCGCGTTTGGCACCGGGTTGTCCACGTACGGAGAAGCAAAAGAAGAGTCGCCCGGGGTGTGGCTTGTCACCCAGGACGGACAGACGCTGCGAATCACCATCAGCGCGGGTGGAACCCCATTCACCGTCAAATTTGAACAGCTCAAGGACAAGTCCCGTTTCGGACAAGTCAAGCGGCTCGGGATCGAACTTACGGAACCCTCCGCCGATGCCACCATCACAACAGTCATTACCCCAGCATCCTAA
- a CDS encoding acetylxylan esterase translates to MNRFLPIATAMALLPLISGHAASTASNPKIVSDYTLSVYPDREDAIYKKGDKVEFQVLLLGKNPTDDAEVSWKVSKDGVPPVQQGKTKLKYGKAVIPASLDEPGFLLCEVSFNDGKQNLQTSASAAIDPTEIKPSMPTPDDFDAFWDGKKAELAKIPINARLTPVETPPERPGVETFDVQLDCLGKPVSGFYSRPIGAKPGSCPALLLVDGAGVRSSDKLWAIRPATKGFLGMGINAHGIPNGQPGTYYAALGDGELKGYRTDGRESRDTYYFLGMYLRVKRALDFLMAQPEWDGKVLIINGGSQGGGQALAGAGLEPRVSGIVVMIPGLCDLTGMAAGRIGGWPKPVPKDAAGNPDPVILNNMRYFDCVNFAPRIKAETKFWLGFNDIVTPPTGQYAAYNAITAPKTLITAPEYGHGGEAPNFWPLINNLIYDMAAQQQKKNSTP, encoded by the coding sequence ATGAATCGTTTTCTTCCCATTGCTACAGCCATGGCGCTACTTCCCCTCATATCCGGCCATGCGGCCAGTACGGCATCGAATCCCAAGATCGTTTCGGACTACACACTTTCTGTCTATCCGGATCGGGAGGACGCCATCTACAAGAAGGGTGACAAAGTCGAGTTTCAGGTCCTCCTGCTCGGAAAGAATCCGACGGACGACGCGGAAGTCTCCTGGAAGGTCAGCAAGGACGGCGTACCACCTGTTCAGCAAGGCAAGACCAAACTGAAGTATGGCAAGGCGGTCATCCCGGCGTCACTCGATGAACCCGGATTTTTGCTCTGCGAGGTTTCCTTCAACGATGGAAAGCAAAACCTCCAGACGAGCGCGTCCGCGGCGATCGATCCCACGGAGATCAAGCCGAGCATGCCCACGCCCGATGACTTCGATGCCTTCTGGGATGGAAAGAAGGCGGAACTCGCCAAGATCCCTATCAACGCCCGTCTGACTCCAGTGGAGACTCCTCCGGAACGTCCGGGTGTCGAAACCTTTGACGTGCAGCTCGATTGTCTGGGCAAGCCTGTCTCGGGCTTTTACTCGCGACCGATTGGAGCTAAGCCCGGTTCCTGCCCGGCTCTGCTTCTCGTCGATGGCGCGGGAGTCCGCAGTTCCGACAAGCTTTGGGCGATCCGTCCGGCGACGAAAGGGTTTCTCGGGATGGGCATCAACGCTCACGGCATTCCGAATGGGCAACCCGGCACCTACTATGCCGCCCTCGGTGATGGTGAGCTGAAAGGCTATCGCACGGACGGGCGCGAATCCCGGGATACCTATTACTTCCTGGGTATGTATCTCCGCGTGAAGCGAGCTCTCGACTTCCTCATGGCCCAGCCGGAATGGGATGGCAAGGTGCTCATCATCAATGGGGGAAGCCAGGGTGGAGGGCAGGCGTTGGCCGGTGCGGGGCTGGAACCTCGCGTCTCCGGCATCGTGGTTATGATTCCCGGCCTGTGTGATCTCACCGGCATGGCGGCTGGACGTATCGGCGGCTGGCCGAAGCCGGTGCCCAAAGATGCGGCGGGCAATCCCGATCCGGTAATCCTTAACAACATGCGGTATTTTGATTGCGTGAACTTCGCTCCTCGCATCAAGGCGGAGACAAAGTTCTGGCTGGGATTCAATGACATTGTTACTCCGCCGACCGGCCAATATGCCGCCTACAACGCCATCACCGCTCCCAAGACTCTCATCACCGCGCCGGAGTATGGACATGGCGGAGAGGCCCCGAATTTCTGGCCACTGATCAATAACCTGATCTATGATATGGCGGCTCAGCAGCAGAAGAAAAACTCCACCCCCTGA
- a CDS encoding DUF2334 domain-containing protein — protein MKRLAVVGVGVLFVLAGGLIAGNIENPGFESGLEKWDVQGAPGAAFETLKEAASIGELGLRVKVISTPAAGMMTSSQLPVEPGKSYRLAYWFGGGGPTPAVASIEIVFFDEKGAALPAPQSPAGKKARTVATGSSSWAGYELAAIAPVGAKTAAVCIKPMNGQGGAVDFDDIRLEEMPAQSTGSTPPPLDSPRIQELKDEIQKNPTRGKQPPKVVIKLDDLKPAQGGGISPQWQRVVDYARAKNAKLSIGIIAQFMESGNAEFFKWVQDLNAAGSVEFWHHGWDHAAEGNLKEFSGQPYERQKDHMTRANALAKEKLGFVFTSFGAPFNATDASTVKVLSEDSDITVWIYGDPRNPAGKTVLPPSPVMIETRGRPDFEAFLEAYAHNRGIGSFAMQGHAGGWKDDAFDQFRAMVDFLQSQNAEFVFPRDFAGKD, from the coding sequence GTGAAACGCCTTGCTGTCGTTGGGGTCGGCGTACTTTTTGTGCTGGCCGGGGGCTTGATCGCGGGAAATATCGAGAATCCGGGTTTTGAAAGCGGTCTGGAAAAATGGGACGTCCAGGGTGCACCTGGCGCCGCATTTGAAACACTCAAGGAGGCTGCATCCATCGGAGAACTTGGCCTGCGGGTAAAGGTGATCTCCACCCCGGCAGCCGGGATGATGACGAGTTCCCAACTACCGGTTGAACCGGGTAAGTCCTATCGCCTTGCCTATTGGTTTGGTGGTGGGGGGCCCACGCCGGCAGTAGCCTCCATTGAGATCGTATTTTTTGATGAAAAGGGTGCTGCATTACCTGCTCCCCAGTCTCCCGCGGGAAAGAAAGCCCGCACCGTGGCCACTGGCAGTTCTTCCTGGGCTGGATACGAACTCGCCGCAATCGCGCCCGTCGGCGCAAAGACCGCCGCCGTATGCATCAAGCCCATGAACGGGCAGGGTGGAGCGGTGGATTTTGACGACATCCGCCTGGAGGAGATGCCTGCCCAGTCGACCGGTTCGACACCGCCTCCTCTGGATTCGCCGCGTATCCAGGAGTTGAAAGACGAGATCCAGAAAAACCCGACCCGGGGCAAACAACCGCCGAAGGTCGTGATCAAGCTCGATGATCTCAAACCCGCGCAGGGAGGAGGAATCAGTCCGCAGTGGCAGCGTGTGGTCGACTACGCGAGGGCAAAGAATGCCAAGCTCAGCATCGGAATCATCGCGCAGTTCATGGAATCGGGAAATGCGGAATTCTTCAAGTGGGTGCAGGACCTGAATGCGGCGGGGAGCGTGGAGTTCTGGCATCATGGCTGGGACCATGCGGCGGAGGGAAACCTCAAGGAATTCTCCGGCCAGCCTTACGAGCGCCAGAAGGACCACATGACCCGGGCCAATGCCCTGGCGAAGGAGAAGCTGGGCTTTGTTTTCACGAGCTTTGGCGCCCCATTCAACGCCACCGACGCGAGCACGGTAAAGGTACTCTCGGAGGATTCCGACATTACGGTCTGGATTTACGGTGATCCGAGGAACCCGGCAGGGAAAACCGTGCTGCCACCGAGTCCGGTCATGATCGAAACGCGCGGGCGGCCTGATTTTGAGGCTTTCCTGGAGGCTTATGCCCATAACCGCGGAATCGGATCATTCGCTATGCAGGGCCATGCGGGTGGATGGAAGGACGACGCTTTTGACCAGTTTCGGGCCATGGTGGATTTTCTGCAAAGCCAGAACGCTGAGTTTGTCTTTCCCCGGGATTTCGCGGGCAAGGACTAA
- a CDS encoding LacI family DNA-binding transcriptional regulator gives MAVRRVSQKNVADAAGVHVTTVSLALKNSPRLPVETREKIQRIARELGYQPDPMLSALTIYRRKVHQPYFQGTLAWLDNLKGGSQPPAKARYRDYWDGAVERCSELGYQIEEFSTDEMSLSRISKVLKARGISCILLPPQPRHLSHIKFDWENFCALSFGFSLAFPRLHLVTNAQYRSARQAVRTIRSYGYRRIGFTTLRVIELRTDQNFSSGYLAEHRLGRREPLPIFEFDDAQKSVRRTFVREFTKWFRANKPDAIISLDHEVANALKTLEIEPSKCGYASLHLDSAESGVAGICQNDKLVGRAAVDYIVDMYNRNERGVPGVPYRVLVEGTWVDGATLPRRVSPTVPIAPVL, from the coding sequence ATGGCGGTACGTCGAGTTTCCCAGAAGAACGTAGCCGATGCGGCAGGCGTCCATGTGACCACGGTTTCGCTCGCGCTGAAGAACAGTCCGCGCCTGCCGGTTGAGACCCGGGAAAAGATCCAGCGCATCGCACGGGAGTTGGGCTATCAGCCCGATCCAATGCTCTCTGCTCTCACCATTTATCGGCGTAAGGTTCACCAGCCGTATTTTCAGGGTACGCTGGCCTGGCTCGATAATCTCAAAGGAGGCTCTCAGCCGCCAGCCAAGGCGCGGTATCGCGATTATTGGGATGGAGCGGTCGAGCGTTGCTCGGAGCTGGGATACCAGATCGAGGAGTTTTCTACAGACGAGATGTCGCTTTCCCGGATCTCGAAGGTCCTGAAAGCTCGCGGCATCTCCTGCATCCTGCTGCCTCCGCAGCCCAGGCATCTCTCGCATATCAAGTTTGACTGGGAGAACTTTTGCGCATTGTCCTTCGGCTTCAGCCTTGCCTTTCCCCGGCTTCACCTGGTGACCAACGCCCAGTACAGGTCGGCGCGTCAGGCGGTACGTACCATCCGTTCCTACGGGTATCGGCGTATCGGATTCACCACTCTCCGGGTCATCGAACTGCGGACCGACCAGAATTTTTCCTCCGGGTATCTGGCGGAACACCGGCTGGGACGCCGCGAACCTCTGCCCATTTTTGAGTTTGATGATGCTCAGAAATCGGTGCGTCGGACGTTCGTCCGAGAGTTTACCAAATGGTTTCGCGCCAATAAACCGGATGCCATCATTTCGCTGGATCACGAGGTCGCAAATGCCCTGAAGACATTGGAGATCGAACCATCCAAATGCGGCTATGCCTCACTCCATCTGGATAGCGCCGAGTCAGGCGTGGCGGGGATCTGTCAGAATGACAAGCTCGTGGGCCGTGCTGCAGTTGACTACATCGTGGATATGTACAATCGCAATGAGCGGGGTGTCCCGGGCGTGCCTTATCGCGTACTGGTGGAGGGGACCTGGGTCGATGGGGCGACGCTACCGCGTCGGGTGAGTCCCACCGTGCCGATAGCGCCCGTGCTCTAG
- a CDS encoding amylo-alpha-1,6-glucosidase, giving the protein MSSESSSSTDSPRGAYFQKKDYQPASALPGFADARKALPRPILDGNRGWLEMYWRCWELAFQHLRQPEAESGLVSDYLDAAFNGNVFQWDTIFMIMFARYGHRAFPAVQSLDNFYARQHASGFICREIRRDGSDFYFRGPRDAVNPPLFSWAEAESFRTTGDKSRFASVLPPLEKYVAWLNTESDPDHYDDQPDWVDKGRQSAGSVHRLYWNTPLGCGMDNAPRGGNGWVDMSCQMVIQYNDLATICEELGMSEKAAGFRQEATAISERINRWCWNAEDGFYYDVRNDGSQVRVKTSGGFWPLLAGITSSEQAERLVAHLKDETRFWRPFVFPTLAADEPDYTENGGYWLGAVWAPTNYAIIKGLERCGYGDFAAETATRYLDGMEAVFRDTGTVWENYAPEIPFRPGDPAMKDFVGWTGIGPIALVIENILGLHCDGVNRRLEWTIRRSDRHGIDNLQLGTATVSVIAEARDSVHSPLAVTAVSTAEFTLVMMVNGQRIEQTLPPGVTSLSV; this is encoded by the coding sequence ATGTCCTCCGAATCCTCCTCCTCGACCGACTCGCCGCGGGGCGCCTATTTTCAAAAGAAAGATTATCAGCCTGCAAGCGCTCTGCCCGGCTTTGCCGATGCGAGAAAAGCGCTGCCCCGCCCCATTCTGGACGGGAACCGCGGATGGCTGGAGATGTACTGGCGGTGCTGGGAACTGGCCTTTCAGCACCTCCGCCAGCCAGAAGCGGAATCCGGCCTCGTTTCGGACTATCTGGATGCGGCATTCAACGGCAACGTTTTCCAATGGGACACGATCTTCATGATCATGTTTGCCCGCTATGGTCACCGGGCGTTTCCCGCCGTGCAGTCGCTGGACAACTTTTATGCCCGCCAGCACGCGAGCGGGTTTATCTGCCGGGAAATTCGTCGCGATGGATCGGACTTTTATTTCCGAGGCCCGAGAGATGCTGTCAATCCGCCCCTCTTCAGCTGGGCTGAGGCGGAATCATTTCGCACCACCGGAGACAAAAGCCGGTTCGCCTCCGTGCTGCCTCCGCTGGAAAAATATGTCGCATGGTTGAATACGGAGAGCGACCCCGACCACTATGACGACCAGCCAGACTGGGTCGACAAAGGCCGTCAATCCGCCGGCTCCGTCCACCGACTCTACTGGAACACCCCGCTCGGCTGCGGCATGGACAATGCCCCGCGCGGAGGCAATGGCTGGGTCGATATGTCCTGCCAGATGGTCATTCAGTACAATGATCTCGCCACCATCTGCGAAGAACTCGGCATGTCTGAGAAAGCCGCTGGCTTTCGCCAGGAAGCCACCGCCATCAGTGAGCGCATCAATCGCTGGTGCTGGAATGCCGAGGACGGCTTTTACTACGACGTCAGGAATGATGGTTCCCAGGTACGAGTCAAGACATCCGGCGGATTCTGGCCTCTGCTGGCGGGCATTACCTCATCCGAGCAGGCCGAGCGCCTCGTCGCCCACCTGAAAGACGAGACGCGCTTCTGGCGACCATTCGTATTTCCAACCCTTGCAGCCGACGAGCCCGACTACACCGAAAACGGCGGCTACTGGCTGGGCGCGGTGTGGGCGCCGACAAACTACGCCATCATCAAGGGGCTGGAGCGCTGTGGCTACGGGGATTTTGCCGCCGAGACTGCGACGCGGTATCTCGACGGAATGGAAGCCGTTTTTCGCGACACTGGCACGGTGTGGGAAAACTATGCGCCGGAGATTCCTTTCCGCCCCGGCGATCCAGCCATGAAGGACTTCGTCGGCTGGACAGGCATCGGCCCGATCGCGCTCGTTATCGAGAATATCCTGGGGCTGCACTGCGATGGAGTAAACCGTCGCCTTGAGTGGACCATTCGGCGGTCTGATCGCCACGGAATCGACAATCTGCAACTGGGCACCGCCACCGTCTCGGTCATCGCGGAAGCTCGTGACTCAGTGCACTCTCCCTTGGCCGTCACTGCCGTCTCCACTGCGGAATTTACCCTGGTGATGATGGTAAACGGCCAGCGGATCGAGCAGACATTACCGCCGGGCGTCACCAGTTTATCCGTCTAG